Proteins from one Sphingopyxis terrae subsp. terrae NBRC 15098 genomic window:
- a CDS encoding putative quinol monooxygenase, whose product MSGIGIIATLRVQPGKEAEFEGVFAELAPAVRANEKGNSFYKLFRTAEAGVYKVLECYDDEAAVAAHRASDHFRTLGAKLGPCLAGAPEIESLPGV is encoded by the coding sequence ATGAGCGGAATCGGCATTATCGCCACGCTGCGCGTGCAGCCGGGCAAGGAAGCGGAATTCGAAGGCGTGTTTGCGGAGCTGGCCCCCGCGGTGCGCGCGAACGAGAAGGGTAACAGCTTCTACAAGCTCTTCCGTACCGCGGAAGCCGGCGTTTACAAGGTGCTCGAATGCTATGACGACGAGGCCGCGGTCGCCGCGCACCGCGCGTCGGACCATTTCCGCACCCTCGGCGCGAAACTCGGCCCCTGCCTCGCCGGAGCACCTGAAATCGAAAGCCTGCCGGGGGTCTGA
- a CDS encoding carboxymuconolactone decarboxylase family protein, translating into MRLKAPRVEPVDLDRLDADQRAALEPFLASDGGKVGGGRILNIFRTLAQAPKALTAFLGWGNYILSKRNALTPRDRELVILRTGYNCRSGYEWTQHKRIGLDCGLTEDEIERIKAGPDAAVWSDIDRAMLRATDELTANHFVADATWAALAPLGDKGRMDLVMTVGQYTQVSMMLNSFGIQVEAGWEVDPDLHA; encoded by the coding sequence TTGCGGCTGAAAGCTCCGCGTGTCGAGCCGGTCGATCTCGACCGGCTCGATGCCGACCAGCGCGCGGCGCTTGAACCCTTTCTTGCCTCCGATGGCGGCAAGGTGGGCGGCGGCAGAATCCTCAATATCTTCCGCACGCTGGCGCAGGCGCCCAAGGCGCTGACCGCTTTCCTCGGCTGGGGCAATTATATCCTGTCGAAGCGCAATGCGCTTACCCCGCGGGATCGCGAGCTCGTCATCCTGCGCACCGGTTATAATTGCCGGTCGGGCTATGAATGGACGCAGCATAAGCGCATCGGACTCGACTGCGGCCTGACCGAAGACGAGATCGAGCGGATCAAGGCCGGACCCGACGCTGCGGTCTGGAGCGATATCGACCGCGCGATGCTGCGCGCGACCGACGAGTTGACCGCGAACCATTTCGTTGCCGACGCGACCTGGGCGGCGCTGGCGCCGCTCGGCGACAAGGGACGCATGGATCTGGTGATGACCGTCGGTCAGTACACACAGGTTTCGATGATGCTTAACAGCTTCGGCATCCAGGTCGAGGCGGGCTGGGAGGTCGATCCCGACCTGCACGCCTAA